From Aristaeella lactis, the proteins below share one genomic window:
- the pyrE gene encoding orotate phosphoribosyltransferase has protein sequence MNEAKKQFIELLAESGAVLFGDFTAKSGRKTPYFINTGKLTYGDQLDMVGRMYAQTYVENIGKEPRILFGPAYKGIPLIAITAAALYSQYGIKAPVCFNRKEKKDHGEGGALVGQIPEANDKIVIIEDVITAGTAVRETMDLLKGLGRGKPEAIIIAVDRMERGQGTKPALQELGEEFDLKVYPIVTIKEVVDHLHTTEINGRKYIDDALYERILDYWKQYGA, from the coding sequence ATGAATGAAGCAAAGAAGCAGTTTATCGAACTCCTTGCCGAATCCGGCGCGGTCCTTTTCGGCGACTTTACCGCCAAGAGCGGCCGCAAGACCCCGTATTTCATCAACACAGGCAAACTGACGTACGGCGACCAGCTGGACATGGTCGGCAGGATGTACGCCCAAACCTACGTGGAGAACATCGGGAAGGAACCCCGGATCCTCTTCGGACCCGCCTACAAGGGGATTCCCCTGATCGCCATCACTGCCGCGGCCCTTTACAGCCAGTACGGCATCAAAGCCCCTGTGTGCTTTAACCGCAAGGAAAAGAAAGACCACGGCGAAGGCGGCGCCCTCGTGGGCCAAATCCCGGAAGCAAACGACAAAATCGTGATCATCGAGGATGTCATCACCGCCGGCACTGCCGTCCGGGAGACTATGGACCTGCTCAAAGGCCTCGGCAGGGGCAAACCCGAAGCCATCATCATCGCCGTGGACCGCATGGAACGGGGCCAGGGAACCAAACCCGCCCTGCAGGAACTGGGAGAGGAATTCGACCTCAAGGTCTATCCCATCGTCACGATCAAAGAAGTGGTGGACCATCTCCACACCACCGAGATAAACGGCAGAAAGTACATCGACGATGCCCTCTACGAAAGAATCCTGGACTACTGGAAACAGTACGGAGCGTGA
- a CDS encoding HAD family hydrolase: MDTRIVIFDFDGTLANTRAAIVKAKQETSLMMGLPVASDEAYVSTIGLSSKAGFAKVYPSLSDEQLDACVVGYRKFFEEIIKKDPPVRFPGADQVLAWLTEKGIARTIATARNTRSLHDFLRLWDWDRYFPYVLCQEDTPLLKPNPEPVLKTLEDLSFLPSEALVVGDMPVDIEMGKRAGAKTCGVTYGNSGRAALEAAGADYIIDSITELPGIF, translated from the coding sequence ATGGATACCAGGATTGTGATCTTTGATTTTGACGGGACGCTGGCAAATACCAGGGCGGCGATTGTGAAGGCAAAGCAGGAAACTTCTTTGATGATGGGCCTGCCTGTTGCATCGGATGAGGCGTATGTTTCCACCATCGGGCTGTCTTCCAAGGCCGGGTTTGCAAAGGTGTATCCTTCCCTTTCGGATGAACAGCTGGATGCCTGCGTGGTCGGGTACCGGAAGTTCTTTGAGGAGATCATCAAAAAGGATCCTCCGGTGCGTTTTCCGGGAGCGGACCAGGTGCTTGCCTGGCTTACGGAGAAAGGAATCGCGCGGACGATTGCCACGGCGCGGAATACCCGGTCTTTGCATGATTTCCTGCGCCTGTGGGACTGGGACAGGTATTTCCCGTATGTGCTCTGCCAGGAGGATACGCCGCTTCTGAAGCCGAATCCGGAACCGGTGCTGAAGACGCTGGAGGATCTTTCCTTTCTGCCTTCGGAAGCACTGGTGGTCGGTGATATGCCGGTGGATATTGAGATGGGCAAACGGGCCGGGGCGAAAACCTGCGGGGTGACTTACGGAAACTCCGGCAGGGCTGCGCTGGAGGCTGCCGGAGCGGATTATATTATTGACAGCATAACAGAACTGCCTGGAATCTTCTGA
- a CDS encoding 5'-nucleotidase gives MPYDLSKPLVIGISSRALFDLEEENKIFEEEGLEAYIKYQINNELKVLQPGAGFELVKAFLRLNDLKPDSRLVEVIIMSRNSPDTSLRIFNSIEKYGLDITRAALTGGASAAPYLQSFYTDLFLSANIEDVQDAINNDVAAGLLLTNSAHPEKKNKVDQIRIAFDGDAVLFGAEAERIYQHAGIEAFKEHERSHANEPLSKGPFANFLTALSNIQSMFPDREDALIRTALVTSRNAPAHERAIKTLRAWNVRIDEAFFLGGVSKKEILDKFGAHIFFDDQHAHTDPAAEVVASAVVPYREGDNPLE, from the coding sequence ATGCCATACGATCTTTCGAAACCACTTGTAATTGGTATTTCCTCGAGGGCACTTTTTGATCTTGAAGAAGAAAACAAGATATTTGAAGAAGAGGGGCTGGAGGCTTATATCAAATATCAGATTAATAATGAACTGAAAGTGTTGCAACCTGGAGCGGGATTTGAGCTGGTTAAAGCTTTCTTGAGATTAAACGATCTTAAGCCAGATAGTAGGCTTGTGGAAGTGATTATTATGTCTCGAAATAGTCCCGATACAAGCCTGCGCATTTTCAATTCTATTGAGAAATATGGCCTGGATATAACTCGTGCTGCGTTAACTGGAGGAGCGTCTGCAGCACCGTACTTGCAATCATTTTATACGGATCTGTTTCTGTCTGCCAATATCGAAGACGTTCAAGACGCAATTAACAATGATGTGGCGGCTGGTTTACTGTTGACCAATTCTGCTCATCCAGAAAAGAAAAACAAAGTGGATCAGATACGAATTGCGTTCGATGGCGATGCTGTTTTGTTTGGAGCAGAAGCCGAAAGAATATATCAACATGCCGGAATAGAAGCATTTAAGGAGCATGAACGTAGTCATGCAAACGAGCCTCTTTCAAAAGGCCCATTTGCTAATTTTCTAACAGCATTGTCAAATATACAGTCTATGTTCCCCGATCGTGAGGATGCTCTTATTCGTACGGCACTGGTCACTTCAAGGAATGCTCCCGCTCATGAACGTGCTATAAAAACACTACGAGCATGGAACGTTCGAATCGATGAAGCCTTTTTTCTGGGCGGTGTTTCAAAGAAGGAAATCTTGGATAAATTTGGAGCACATATTTTCTTTGATGATCAACACGCACACACAGATCCTGCTGCAGAGGTTGTAGCATCTGCAGTTGTTCCATACCGTGAAGGAGATAATCCATTAGAATAA
- a CDS encoding nucleotide pyrophosphohydrolase, giving the protein MSELQELMNQINEFTRERDWDQFHSPENLAKSIAIEAGELLECYQWSSEAKPKAVEEELADVLNYCLQMAAKLGLDPVEIVRKKMQKNAEKYPVDKSKGRSTKYDQL; this is encoded by the coding sequence ATGAGCGAGCTTCAGGAACTGATGAACCAAATTAACGAATTCACAAGGGAACGCGACTGGGATCAGTTTCACAGTCCGGAAAACCTTGCGAAATCCATTGCCATTGAAGCGGGAGAACTGCTCGAATGCTATCAATGGAGCAGTGAAGCAAAGCCTAAAGCTGTGGAAGAAGAACTGGCGGATGTGCTGAATTACTGCCTGCAGATGGCGGCAAAGTTAGGCCTGGATCCTGTTGAGATTGTCCGTAAGAAAATGCAGAAAAACGCTGAGAAGTATCCTGTAGACAAGAGCAAGGGGAGAAGTACGAAGTATGATCAACTTTGA
- a CDS encoding DNA/RNA helicase domain-containing protein codes for MINFDVKICDFPFDATSQSRIEQWKSGDKEYGTNWPVVYMIHNDDSKEAYIGETLNAGKRAAQHWQVEERKRLKTIHIMTDDTFNKSVILDLESFLIKYISADGRYKLQNGNTGLSNFDYYDRQGYEKEFEKIWECLKEKGIVDSGIADIENSDLYKYSPYKSLTKDQERVLKEILEHLMLCICKNEEKTVIVKGGAGTGKTILAVFLLKLLYDLKNDTYEDKDEEDSEVNIDKLHAIMKQRDLKIGFIVPQQSLRKTLKKVFRTMRGIPESMIMTPTEAAIAATDAPFDLLVCDEAHRLRRRVALSQYPAYDKVNKDLGLQKDATELDWIIRSSKMQILFYDSAQSVRPSDIPKGVFRKILDAQENKQNLQLTSQLRCLGGDDYIKYIHEVLEYEGFLTDIDRSITESAVLKESGTIWTAPHGNFKDYTLSFYDDVDEMMNEINRLNKRYDLCCAVAGYAWEWITKKEPKNTAKRDIDIGKGYIWNRTYTDWINSDRLPYEIGCIHTVQGYDLNYVGVIFGPEIYYDKTKKRIEVDKSKYKDSLGKAVGNDYEALRAYILNIYATLLTRGIRGAFVYVCDPDLREYLRPYFTE; via the coding sequence ATGATCAACTTTGATGTTAAGATCTGTGATTTTCCCTTTGACGCAACAAGTCAGTCCAGGATTGAACAATGGAAAAGCGGAGATAAGGAATACGGTACCAATTGGCCTGTTGTGTACATGATCCATAATGACGATTCCAAAGAAGCATATATTGGTGAAACGCTAAACGCGGGCAAACGGGCGGCTCAGCATTGGCAGGTAGAAGAACGTAAACGTCTGAAGACAATCCATATCATGACGGATGACACTTTCAATAAATCCGTCATTCTTGACCTGGAATCCTTCCTGATCAAGTATATTTCTGCTGATGGCAGGTATAAACTGCAGAACGGGAATACGGGCCTGTCTAATTTTGATTACTATGACCGGCAGGGATATGAAAAAGAGTTTGAAAAGATTTGGGAATGCCTGAAAGAAAAAGGAATAGTAGACAGCGGGATTGCAGATATTGAAAATTCAGACCTGTACAAATACTCACCATACAAATCTCTGACAAAAGATCAGGAAAGAGTGCTGAAAGAAATACTTGAGCACCTGATGCTTTGTATATGTAAAAACGAGGAGAAGACGGTTATTGTAAAGGGTGGAGCCGGAACAGGGAAAACGATTCTGGCTGTATTCCTGCTTAAGCTTCTGTATGATCTGAAAAACGATACATATGAAGACAAAGACGAGGAAGATTCCGAAGTAAATATCGATAAGCTTCATGCTATTATGAAACAACGGGATCTGAAGATCGGATTTATAGTTCCGCAGCAGTCTTTACGTAAAACACTGAAGAAGGTTTTCCGTACAATGCGTGGTATCCCAGAAAGCATGATTATGACACCAACGGAAGCCGCTATTGCTGCGACGGATGCTCCCTTTGATCTTCTAGTTTGTGATGAAGCACACAGATTGCGCAGAAGAGTGGCTCTCAGCCAGTATCCGGCATATGACAAGGTCAATAAAGACCTTGGTTTGCAAAAGGACGCGACAGAATTGGACTGGATTATCCGCTCCAGTAAAATGCAAATCCTTTTCTATGATTCAGCACAATCAGTCAGGCCATCAGATATTCCAAAGGGTGTATTCCGAAAGATTCTGGACGCACAAGAGAATAAGCAAAATCTGCAACTGACATCCCAATTGCGCTGCCTGGGCGGGGATGATTATATCAAGTATATCCATGAGGTTCTTGAGTATGAAGGATTCCTGACAGATATTGATAGATCGATAACGGAATCCGCTGTTCTTAAAGAAAGCGGTACAATTTGGACAGCACCGCATGGAAACTTCAAAGACTATACTCTTAGTTTCTATGATGATGTCGATGAGATGATGAATGAGATCAACCGACTGAACAAACGGTATGATCTATGCTGTGCTGTGGCTGGGTATGCATGGGAATGGATTACAAAAAAAGAACCGAAGAATACAGCTAAACGGGATATCGATATTGGCAAAGGATATATATGGAACCGAACTTATACGGACTGGATCAACTCCGACCGGCTTCCATACGAAATAGGTTGCATTCATACTGTACAGGGATATGACCTGAATTATGTTGGTGTAATCTTCGGACCGGAAATCTATTACGATAAAACAAAAAAGAGAATTGAAGTTGATAAAAGCAAGTATAAAGACAGCCTCGGAAAAGCAGTTGGTAATGACTATGAAGCATTACGCGCATACATCCTGAATATCTATGCCACACTTCTGACTAGAGGAATTCGCGGAGCGTTTGTTTATGTCTGTGATCCCGATTTGCGGGAATACCTGAGACCGTACTTTACGGAGTAA
- a CDS encoding rhomboid family intramembrane serine protease, translating into MPNSIIINCKKCGMPLKKGTKICSYCGENTGYLFNRKPREKERAIRIGGFKIAIPWVTLILIVLNAVAGIYKLAGGQYDVLRHFGMIQGALQRGELQRLFLSSFLHFDLSHFFSNMYGLAIFGFVFENRIGKWKYLLIYIASMLGSALLINFIGGSGLHAGASGAIWGLMAANLVYNLITRKKFLYMLYAFVAVIGNVLSTFSAGISWQGHFGGAIAGVIAALLLFKQEKQEKKVEKHMEQIENYTTGANHGRQV; encoded by the coding sequence ATGCCCAACTCAATCATCATCAACTGCAAGAAGTGCGGTATGCCGCTGAAAAAGGGAACCAAGATCTGCTCCTACTGCGGAGAGAATACCGGTTATCTGTTTAACCGGAAACCCAGGGAAAAGGAAAGAGCCATCCGGATCGGCGGATTCAAGATCGCGATCCCGTGGGTCACACTTATCCTGATCGTCCTGAATGCGGTAGCAGGTATCTATAAACTGGCTGGAGGACAGTATGACGTTCTCCGGCATTTCGGTATGATCCAGGGAGCCCTCCAGAGAGGAGAGCTCCAGCGGCTGTTCCTGAGCAGCTTCCTGCATTTTGACCTTTCGCATTTCTTCAGCAATATGTACGGCCTGGCGATCTTCGGCTTTGTATTTGAGAACCGGATCGGCAAATGGAAATACCTGCTGATCTATATTGCTTCCATGCTGGGATCCGCCCTGCTGATCAACTTTATCGGCGGCAGCGGCCTCCATGCCGGTGCCAGCGGTGCCATCTGGGGCCTGATGGCAGCGAACCTAGTATACAACCTGATCACCCGGAAAAAGTTCCTGTATATGCTGTATGCCTTTGTGGCTGTGATCGGTAATGTGCTGTCCACCTTCTCGGCAGGGATCAGCTGGCAGGGTCACTTCGGCGGAGCCATCGCCGGTGTAATCGCCGCACTGCTGCTCTTCAAGCAGGAGAAGCAGGAAAAGAAAGTGGAAAAACACATGGAACAGATAGAAAACTATACAACAGGAGCGAACCATGGTCGGCAAGTATAA
- a CDS encoding peptidoglycan-binding protein has translation MSVRIRRMMCIVLAVCLLSFALPVFAEETDMKTLQERLISLGYEIGTADGIIGKKTSAAIMLVQTELKENGFKVQPTGIPDPDTVSLIMEENNADLLKTLRTGSWGSRVKTAQQQLIGLNLLYDSADGRYGANTESAVKAFEEAVAKQEPEKVKADGKLTPDEYDLLTGDLTKYHFEAPICFDDSHPEKLNGNYLYARHACLINAVTGETLLEKDADAQAEPASTTKIMTLITALSLCDPDKVITIPAEALDIPADSTKVPVTPGEKMTMKDLLYGMMIRSGNDAANSIAVLCSGSVDAFAEEMNKMAENLGMTNSHFVNPHGYTAEGHYTSARDLVTAARYGLTQPLFREIVTCLYYTLPVTAERKNPLISLKWEIFDPNSEYYIPHAAGVKSGYTSTAGFCYVGAYQENGVTLIAAVMGGRGRNMAWTDLRRLFAYGMQKTAEISQ, from the coding sequence ATGAGCGTGCGGATTCGGAGGATGATGTGCATTGTGCTGGCTGTGTGCCTGCTTTCCTTTGCCCTGCCTGTTTTTGCTGAAGAGACGGACATGAAGACCCTACAGGAGCGGTTGATCTCCCTGGGATACGAGATCGGGACCGCGGACGGGATCATCGGGAAGAAGACTTCCGCGGCGATCATGCTGGTGCAGACAGAACTGAAGGAAAACGGATTCAAAGTCCAGCCCACCGGAATTCCGGATCCGGACACTGTTTCCCTTATCATGGAAGAAAACAATGCAGACCTGCTGAAGACCTTGCGGACAGGAAGCTGGGGAAGCCGGGTGAAGACAGCCCAGCAGCAGCTGATCGGCCTGAACCTTCTGTATGACAGCGCGGACGGGAGGTACGGCGCAAACACGGAAAGCGCGGTAAAGGCTTTTGAGGAAGCCGTTGCAAAGCAGGAACCGGAAAAGGTGAAGGCTGACGGAAAACTGACGCCGGATGAATATGACCTGCTGACGGGAGACCTGACGAAATATCACTTTGAAGCGCCAATCTGTTTTGATGACAGCCATCCGGAAAAGCTGAACGGGAATTACCTGTACGCAAGGCACGCCTGCCTCATCAACGCGGTGACAGGGGAAACCCTGCTGGAAAAGGACGCGGATGCCCAGGCGGAACCGGCCAGCACCACGAAGATCATGACGCTGATCACGGCACTTTCCCTGTGCGATCCGGACAAGGTTATCACAATCCCCGCGGAGGCACTGGACATTCCGGCAGATAGCACCAAGGTACCGGTGACTCCCGGGGAAAAGATGACTATGAAGGACCTGCTCTACGGGATGATGATCCGGTCCGGAAATGACGCGGCGAACTCCATTGCGGTACTGTGTTCCGGCAGCGTGGACGCATTTGCGGAAGAAATGAATAAAATGGCGGAAAACCTGGGAATGACGAATTCCCACTTTGTGAATCCGCATGGTTATACGGCGGAAGGACACTATACCAGCGCCAGGGACCTGGTGACGGCGGCACGGTATGGGCTGACACAGCCGCTGTTCCGGGAGATTGTGACCTGCCTGTATTACACGCTGCCTGTGACGGCGGAACGGAAGAATCCGCTGATCTCCCTGAAGTGGGAGATCTTTGATCCGAACTCCGAATACTATATTCCCCACGCGGCCGGCGTGAAGAGCGGATACACCTCCACGGCGGGATTCTGCTATGTAGGCGCGTACCAGGAGAACGGGGTGACGCTCATTGCCGCGGTGATGGGAGGACGGGGAAGGAATATGGCATGGACCGATCTCAGACGGTTATTTGCATATGGAATGCAAAAAACGGCTGAGATCAGTCAATGA
- the pepT gene encoding peptidase T, whose protein sequence is MSNVKERFLRYVQVETTSCEANECCPSTPGQKVLGEMLVSEMQAMGMKDAFMDEHGYVYGWIPAKGAEGAPAIGLIAHMDTSDAVPGKTVPQVIPSYDGGVIRLKNGVEISGFSFLPGLKGQELIVTSGDSVLGADDKAGVAEIMTLCERMTAPDAPNHGKICVAFTPDEEIGRGADLFDVKGFGADFGYTVDGGALGELEYECFNAASCIVRVKGVNIHPGSAKNQMINASLVAMEFAGMLPPWERPEHTEKYEGFYHLTGMSGNEEAAELRYILRDHDLGKLEEKKAMMTTVCETLNKCYGEGTVAVELKDSYRNMKEIVEQHPEILERAKKAFEENGVEPIIKPIRGGTDGAQLSYKGLPCPNLSTGGYNFHGRKELIPVEAMERMTDVLVALVSAK, encoded by the coding sequence ATGAGCAATGTAAAGGAACGGTTCCTGAGATATGTACAGGTGGAGACCACCTCCTGTGAGGCAAACGAGTGCTGTCCGTCCACCCCGGGCCAGAAGGTGCTGGGGGAGATGCTGGTCAGTGAAATGCAGGCCATGGGCATGAAGGATGCCTTCATGGATGAGCACGGATACGTGTATGGATGGATCCCGGCGAAGGGCGCGGAAGGCGCACCGGCCATCGGCCTGATCGCCCATATGGATACCTCGGACGCGGTGCCAGGGAAAACAGTGCCGCAGGTGATCCCATCCTATGACGGCGGCGTGATCCGCCTGAAGAACGGGGTGGAAATCAGCGGATTCAGCTTCCTGCCGGGACTGAAGGGACAGGAGCTGATCGTGACATCCGGCGACTCGGTGCTGGGCGCGGATGACAAGGCCGGGGTGGCGGAGATCATGACCCTGTGCGAAAGGATGACGGCGCCGGACGCACCGAATCACGGGAAGATCTGCGTGGCGTTTACGCCGGATGAGGAGATCGGCCGCGGAGCGGACCTGTTTGACGTGAAGGGCTTCGGGGCGGACTTCGGCTATACAGTGGACGGCGGTGCCCTGGGAGAACTGGAATATGAATGCTTCAACGCCGCTTCCTGCATTGTGCGGGTGAAGGGCGTGAATATTCATCCCGGCAGCGCGAAGAACCAGATGATCAACGCGTCGCTGGTGGCCATGGAGTTTGCCGGAATGCTGCCGCCCTGGGAACGGCCGGAGCATACGGAAAAGTATGAGGGATTCTATCACCTGACAGGGATGTCCGGAAACGAGGAAGCCGCGGAGCTGCGGTACATCCTGCGTGACCACGACCTGGGCAAGCTGGAAGAGAAGAAAGCCATGATGACCACCGTATGCGAGACGCTGAACAAGTGCTACGGGGAAGGCACGGTGGCTGTTGAACTGAAGGACTCCTACCGGAACATGAAGGAGATCGTGGAACAGCATCCGGAGATCCTGGAAAGGGCAAAGAAGGCCTTTGAGGAGAACGGAGTGGAACCGATCATCAAACCGATCCGCGGCGGAACAGACGGCGCACAGCTGTCCTACAAGGGACTGCCGTGTCCCAACCTGTCCACGGGAGGATACAACTTCCACGGGAGGAAGGAACTGATACCAGTGGAAGCGATGGAGAGGATGACCGACGTGCTGGTTGCGCTTGTCAGCGCAAAATAA
- a CDS encoding leucine-rich repeat domain-containing protein, whose translation MKKKIWLLLVLVLVLACAAGYFIFKKPADVRIDEEHFPDSAFREAVTAFDLDQDGKLSGEEIKKIEYLNIAKKGIASLQGVEYLTEVKNIYADDNELTEVDISHNKKLDRIFLSHNRLEKLDVSNNAELVNLTCPNNRLTELDVSKNAKLQILQCGINGLTELNVRDNTELEELECYENHLTEIDVRLNAKLRWLECWGNQLTELDISRNAELTSLWCYDNQIEEIDFSRNLKMIQVSVSGCKIKDLDLRRYPDLWGFVCEGCGLTELDVSKNPKLYQLCCNGNELTDLNLSNNPKLEVLECSNNQLPQLDLSNNPLVKRLECDGNKLTKLDISCCPKLVERVNGAIAEEKDGSIEWNLPKDSTRYVYDRFVMRIDKDVEVIKEAGSEQGTTGRVTHFIVFVGREERAAV comes from the coding sequence ATGAAAAAGAAGATCTGGTTACTGCTGGTTCTGGTACTTGTGCTTGCATGTGCGGCTGGTTATTTCATTTTCAAAAAGCCGGCAGATGTGCGAATCGATGAGGAACATTTTCCGGACAGCGCATTCCGGGAAGCCGTGACGGCATTTGACCTGGACCAGGATGGAAAGCTCAGTGGGGAAGAAATAAAGAAGATAGAGTATCTTAATATAGCAAAGAAAGGTATAGCAAGCCTTCAGGGCGTGGAATACCTGACTGAAGTGAAAAACATTTATGCCGATGATAATGAGCTCACTGAAGTGGATATCAGCCATAACAAAAAGCTGGATCGCATTTTTTTGAGTCATAATCGTTTGGAAAAGCTGGATGTGAGCAACAATGCGGAATTGGTAAATCTTACCTGCCCAAATAACAGGCTGACGGAACTGGATGTAAGCAAAAACGCGAAACTCCAGATCCTGCAGTGCGGCATTAACGGGTTGACTGAACTGAACGTCAGGGACAACACGGAACTGGAGGAGCTGGAATGCTACGAGAATCATCTGACGGAAATAGATGTGAGACTGAACGCAAAGCTTAGATGGCTTGAATGCTGGGGCAACCAACTGACCGAGCTGGACATAAGCAGAAACGCCGAGCTTACCTCCCTATGGTGCTACGATAATCAGATTGAAGAAATAGATTTCAGCCGGAACTTAAAAATGATTCAGGTGAGTGTTTCCGGATGCAAGATAAAGGATCTTGATCTCAGACGTTATCCTGATCTGTGGGGATTTGTCTGCGAAGGGTGCGGGCTGACAGAACTGGACGTCAGCAAAAACCCGAAACTGTATCAGCTGTGCTGCAACGGTAACGAGCTGACAGACCTGAACCTGAGCAACAATCCCAAGCTGGAAGTGCTGGAATGTTCAAATAACCAGCTGCCCCAGCTGGATCTGAGCAATAATCCCCTTGTGAAACGCCTGGAGTGTGACGGTAACAAGCTGACGAAGCTTGATATCAGCTGCTGTCCGAAACTTGTTGAAAGAGTAAACGGAGCCATAGCGGAAGAGAAAGACGGAAGCATCGAGTGGAACCTTCCTAAGGATTCAACCCGATACGTATATGACAGGTTCGTGATGCGAATTGACAAAGATGTGGAAGTAATCAAAGAGGCTGGCTCCGAGCAGGGAACAACAGGAAGAGTGACACATTTTATAGTGTTTGTTGGACGGGAAGAACGCGCAGCAGTATGA